The Labrus bergylta chromosome 15, fLabBer1.1, whole genome shotgun sequence genome includes a region encoding these proteins:
- the tlr5a gene encoding toll-like receptor 5 yields MWTPALQLAFIGLYLQVSTCHQSCSMHGLVANCASMNHYWVPVLTPNITCLYLEMNYINEINSSSLRAYDQLQELDLGMQKVQLIIRNNAFLRQRKLTKLVLGGNIGLKLEPRSFAGLFKLQELFLDSCTLSDSILSESYLQPLLSLETLDLFGNQIKRLRPGLFFSSLMKFTDLNLKLNQIDRLCEEDLVGFQGKNFDYLKLDSNKLYQTHSRGFDWEICGNPFRRMSFKKLDLSTNGFSVNTLRQFFKAINGTRITHLIYSGHIGKGFSSDNLPDPDEGTFEGLINSDVDTLDLSKNFIFALQRAVFGHLKSARIIDVSNNKVNQINKNAFNGLQGHLRMLNLSYNLLGEIYSHTFINLTDLRVLDLSHNHIGALGYKAFSGLPNLLALYLTGNSLKVLGSPASLPNLSWLLLGDNKLHSIYGILDLGVSSTYVDITENRLTNLEDFYFISAHFHHLQMLFFGGNFIKWCTVSENITVPHYNSLQVLDLHDSSLQVIWSQGECLDLFHPFETLRGLNLSFNSLATLPHGVFNRLSSIIEMDLSSNALTYLQSDVFPVSLKRLHLSNNFLASPDPLTFQSVDFLNLAGNRFHCDCNLESFLEWLNMTDVTFLSLIDEYRCEFPAALRNLPLPDYFTIIEPCEENDEKHIQGLRFALFVFSALLIIIVTLSGIVYTHLRGEIFIIYKKVVGRIIQGPKPIPAAGEVKFDAFFCFSNNDYGWVEGALLKKLDNQFSEENILHCCFEDRDFLPGEDHLSNIRDAIWGSRKTVCIVSKEFLKDGWCLEAFTLAQGRMLEELTNVLIMLVVGKVAHYQLMKYNAIRAFVQKREYLTWPEDPQDLEWFYERLVSQILKDTKVKMFAEDKAEAAQPDVQPQNQEDVQLDGIEETAM; encoded by the exons ATGTGGACGCCGGCTCTTCAGTTGGCCTTCATTGGATTATACCTTCAG GTATCAACATGCCATCAGTCTTGCAGCATGCATGGTCTTGTAGCTAATTGCGCCTCGATGAACCATTATTGGGTTCCTGTCTTAACTCCCAACATCACCTGTCTCTACCTTGAGATGAATTACATCAATGAGATCAACAGCAGCTCACTCAGAGCCTATGACCAGCTGCAAGAACTAGATCTTGGAATGCAAAAAGTACAGCTCATCATAAGGAACAACGCTTTCCTCAGGCAGAGGAAGTTGACAAAGTTGGTCCTCGGAGGGAATATTGGCCTCAAGCTTGAGCCCAGGTCATTTGCAGGACTCTTCAAACTACAAGAGCTGTTTTTGgacagctgcactctgtcagaTTCCATACTGTCTGAAAGCTACCTGCAGCCACTTTTGTCCTTAGAGACACTTGATCTTTTTGGAAACCAAATCAAGAGACTGCGACCAGGGCTGTTCTTCTCAAGCCTCATGAAGTTCACTGATCTAAACCTCAAATTGAATCAGATTGACAGATTATGTGAAGAAGATCTAGTCGGTTTCCAGGGGAAGAACTTTGATTATCTGAAGTTGGATTCCAATAAATTATATCAAACGCACAGCAGAGGCTTTGACTGGGAAATATGCGGGAACCCTTTTAGGAggatgtcttttaaaaaacttgACTTATCTACCAATGGGTTCAGTGTGAACACATTAAGAcaattttttaaagcaataaaTGGGACTCGAATTACTCATTTGATCTACTCTGGACACATTGGCAAAGGTTTCTCAAGTGACAACCTCCCTGACCCAGATGAAGGCACATTCGAAGGCCTTATTAACAGTGACGTTGACACTTTAGATCTTTCTAAAAACTTTATATTTGCTTTACAGAGGGCTGTTTTTGGGCATTTAAAATCTGCAAGAATTATTGACGTTTCAAATAACAAAGTCAACCAGATTAATAAAAATGCCTTCAATGGCCTTCAAGGACATTTAAGAATGCTCAACCTTTCATACAACCTCTTGGGAGAAATCTATTCTCACACGTTCATCAATTTGACAGACCTGAGGGTGTTGGATTTGTCTCACAACCACATTGGTGCATTGGGATACAAAGCGTTCAGTGGTCTCCCCAACCTGCTAGCCTTATATCTAACAGGAAACTCGTTGAAAGTCCTGGGTTCCCCTGCATCATTACCAAACTTGAGTTGGCTTCTTTTAGGGGACAATAAGTTACATTCAATTTATGGCATCCTTGATTTGGGCGTGAGCAGCACCTATGTGGACATAACAGAAAACAGACTAACAAACTTGGaggatttttatttcatttcagctCATTTCCATCATCTCCAAATGCTCTTCTTTGGTGGGAACTTCATCAAGTGGTGCACAGTCAGTGAGAACATAACGGTACCTCATTACAATAGTTTGCAAGTGCTCGATCTTCATGATAGTTCCCTGCAGGTCATTTGGTCACAAGGGGAGTGCCTTGacctttttcatccttttgaGACTCTGCGTGGTCTAAATCTAAGTTTCAACTCACTTGCCACACTCCCGCATGGGGTTTTCAATCGTCTCAGCTCCATCATAGAAATGGACCTCTCCTCAAATGCCTTAACCTACCTTCAGTCAGATGTCTTTCCAGTTAGCCTAAAACGTCTCCACCTCTCAAACAACTTCCTAGCCTCCCCAGACCCTTTGACTTTCCAATCTGTCGACTTTCTAAACCTGGCAGGAAATCGGTTCCACTGCGATTGCAATCTGGAGAGTTTCCTGGAGTGGCTTAACATGACGGATGTAACATTCTTGAGTCTGATTGATGAATACAGATGTGAATTTCCAGCTGCTCTCCGTAACCTTCCACTGCCAGATTATTTCACGATCATCGAACCATGTGAGGAAAACGATGAGAAGCACATCCAAGGTCTTAGATTTGCTCTCTTCGtcttctctgctctcctcatcatcatcgtcaCATTGAGCGGGATTGTGTACACCCATCTCCGTGGAGAGATATTCATCATCTACAAAAAGGTTGTTGGAAGGATTATCCAGGGCCCAAAACCAATACCAGCTGCTGGTGAGGTGAAGTTTGATGCCTTCTTCTGCTTTAGCAACAATGATTATGGTTGGGTGGAAGGTGCTTTGCTGAAGAAGCTCGACAACCAGTTTTCAGAGGAGAATATTTTACACTGTTGTTTCGAGGACAGAGACTTCCTGCCGGGGGAGGATCATCTGTCCAACATAAGAGACGCCATCTGGGGTAGCAGGAAGACGGTTTGCATCGTCTCCAAGGaatttcttaaag ATGGTTGGTGCCTGGAGGCGTTCACTCTTGCCCAGGGCCGGATGCTGGAGGAGCTGACAAATGTCCTCATCATGTTGGTGGTAGGGAAG GTGGCTCACTACCAGCTGATGAAGTACAATGCCATCAGAGCTTTCGTCCAGAAGAGAGAGTATCTCACCTGGCCTGAGGACCCTCAAGACCTGGAGTGGTTTTATGAGCGACTCGTCTCACAGATACTCAAAGACACTAAGGTGAAAATGTTTGCAGAGGACAAAGCCGAGGCAGCACAGCCTGACGTCCAGCCTCAGAATCAGGAGGATGTCCAGCTGGACGGCATTGAAGAAACTGCCATGTGA
- the thbd gene encoding thrombomodulin has product MVDVTGLFVILLTLLVGKNSAMEPNSGYCIGNQCFTVFRDVGDYSTAQKQCRDLSGHLMTVRSSVSHDVLFILLGNFTGRYWIGLNLPTGCPDVAADLKGFQWVTKDSESDFFNWVPGFDSSCSSRRCVSVSREDDFKWIQEPCEEHREGFLCEHGIKEPCKSLAAAVGESVMYMTTLGFQGEDLLSLPPGSIAIRMPAETKYVCVSEQWLQAPWNCEITEGGCEYKCLMNPQNVPSCYCQPGQIVNTANKVTCEEATPDPCLTLGCMHACYKQGDTFTCGCHSGFKLAHDGMSCVDFNDCMDERQCPGENFRCVDGIDGFQCVCKDGFKPAGDMCVDQDECVSAPCEHMCTNTHGSYSCSCYDGYKEDSKEPHRCKRHCGKEECVAECDPNNKFQCFCPEGYITDERGAVRMCIDMDECQFFYCDQTCKNTFGSYVCSCHGGYTLVNEFRCEKNDDTDSDGGSEGSGAYATLLPTAPPVTYPNPTRQPSRVTVGGLVGIIVCTVLFVVLLVFLVYHILSGKNKMESAGALKAPEGETHDSSDV; this is encoded by the coding sequence ATGGTGGATGTAACTGGACTTTTTGTTATCTTGTTGACTCTTCTGGTGGGAAAAAACAGTGCAATGGAGCCAAATAGCGGTTACTGCATCGGAAACCAATGTTTCACTGTGTTTCGAGATGTAGGCGATTACTCGACCGCACAGAAACAGTGCAGAGATCTTAGCGGACACTTGATGACAGTGCGTTCGTCTGTATCCCATGATGTACTTTTCATCTTGTTGGGGAACTTCACGGGGCGGTACTGGATTGGTTTGAATCTACCGACCGGCTGTCCAGACGTTGCTGCGGATCTTAAAGGTTTCCAGTGGGTGACCAAAGACAGCGAAAGTGACTTTTTCAACTGGGTGCCGGGTTTTGACAGCAGCTGCTCTTCTCGTCGCTGTGTCTCAGTTTCCCGGGAGGATGACTTTAAATGGATCCAGGAACCATGCGAGGAACACAGAGAAGGGTTTCTCTGTGAGCACGGCATCAAAGAGCCGTGCAAAAGTCTCGCAGCTGCAGTGGGCGAGTCTGTCATGTACATGACCACTTTGGGGTTTCAGGGCGAGGATTTGTTGTCGTTGCCCCCGGGCAGCATCGCTATTCGGATGCCAGCTGAGACCAAATACGTCTGCGTCTCCGAACAGTGGCTGCAGGCGCCGTGGAATTGCGAGATAACGGAAGGAGGGTGTGAGTACAAATGCTTAATGAACCCCCAAAATGTACCCTCGTGTTACTGCCAGCCGGGACAAATCGTCAACACCGCAAACAAAGTCACCTGCGAAGAGGCCACACCCGACCCGTGCCTGACCCTGGGTTGCATGCACGCCTGCTACAAGCAGGGTGACACTTTTACGTGCGGCTGTCACAGCGGCTTTAAGCTGGCGCACGACGGCATGTCGTGCGTGGACTTCAACGACTGCATGGACGAGCGGCAGTGTCCCGGGGAGAACTTTAGATGCGTCGACGGCATTGACGGGTTTCAGTGCGTCTGCAAGGATGGATTCAAGCCTGCTGGCGACATGTGTGTCGACCAGGATGAGTGCGTGTCCGCGCCATGTGAGCACATGTGCACCAACACGCATGGTAGCTACAGCTGCTCTTGTTATGATGGGTACAAAGAGGACTCAAAGGAACCACATAGGTGTAAACGCCACTGCGGGAAAGAGGAATGTGTCGCCGAGTGTGACCCTAATAACAAGTTCCAGTGCTTCTGCCCTGAAGGTTACATAACTGACGAAAGGGGAGCCGTTAGGATGTGCATTGACATGGACGAGTGTCAGTTCTTTTATTGTgatcaaacatgtaaaaatacgTTTGGCAGCTATGTCTGTTCTTGTCATGGAGGATATACACTAGTCAACGAATTCAGATGCGAAAAGAACGATGACACAGACTCTGATGGAGGGTCGGAGGGCTCTGGAGCATACGCGACCCTCCTCCCCACAGCACCACCTGTGACATATCCAAATCCAACAAGGCAACCCTCAAGGGTGACAGTGGGTGGTCTGGTGGGGATAATAGTGTGCACTGTCTTGTTTGTAGTGCTGCTGGTTTTCCTTGTTTATCACATCCTCAGTGGCAAAAATAAGATGGAGAGCGCCGGTGCGCTCAAAGCGCCGGAGGGGGAGACTCACGACTCGAGTGACGTTTAA
- the LOC109982353 gene encoding thrombomodulin-like, with protein MVPTTSALICVLLLFWLEETVHSQRGHCAGKTCHAVFQEPRDFKGARSRCKEPSGELFVYSSASEVILNSIVGGISGQYWLEVHGTSERAEEAGLKNCSSISVVVGRKLEVLLEPCQKRLDGFLCQFAFDEPCGKLPTGGGAQVTYDTYMGFKVKNSETFPPGTIAVAEKVGSIFPDSKYVCFSSGWLKAPWNCEVMMGGCDHNCNSTTRSCICPAGQSLNSNNITCTKDPDTECEHECQKEGGTQVCKCDKDGRSRVAVDECTEENPCTGENKECEDTQEGFRCRCKGDFHEEEGVCVDSTICMKCEHRCENYRGVYQCVCLPGYKVSATDPTKCEQHCTERACLAKCITNDGKIQCSCPLGYISDTVNGTAYCTDINECENKRHCDHTCSNSFGGYKCSCDPGYELYKEYKCVKQKEKGDDESGSTSLYPTPESAQPAVVPSYIKTGSVLSITVFVVLLAVLLCFLVRNMLKRCGKFQLSSFKHHDIDIFYLQQVTTETYKRLSFD; from the coding sequence ATGGTACCAACAACAAGTGCACTTATTTGCGTGCTTTTACTGTTTTGGCTTGAGGAAACAGTTCACTCCCAGCGAGGACATTGCGCGGGGAAAACATGTCATGCGGTTTTCCAGGAGCCCAGAGACTTCAAAGGTGCGCGCAGCCGCTGCAAAGAGCCGAGTGGAGAGTTATTCGTTTACAGCTCGGCAAGCGAAGTGATATTGAACAGCATAGTAGGTGGGATTAGCGGCCAATACTGGCTGGAAGTGCACGGCACCAgcgagagagcagaggaggcagGTCTCAAAAATTGCTCTTCCATTTCAGTGGTGGTGGGTCGGAAACTCGAGGTACTGTTGGAGCCGTGTCAAAAAAGGCTTGACGGGTTTCTGTGCCAGTTTGCATTCGACGAGCCCTGCGGTAAGTTGCCGACAGGTGGGGGCGCACAGGTGACCTACGACACGTATATGGGCTTCAAGGTAAAAAATTCAGAAACATTTCCACCAGGAACCATCGCTGTGGCAGAAAAGGTCGGCAGCATATTTCCAGACTCCAAGTATGTGTGTTTCTCAAGTGGCTGGTTAAAAGCTCCATGGAATTGTGAGGTGATGATGGGTGGGTGTGACCACAACTGCAATTCTACAACACGCTCCTGCATCTGTCCCGCAGGGCAAAGTCTCAACTCTAACAACATCACCTGCACCAAGGATCCTGACACCGAATGCGAGCATGAATGCCAAAAGGAGGGTGGCACACAGGTGTGTAAGTGCGACAAAGACGGGAGGAGCCGTGTGGCTGTGGACGAGTGCACAGAGGAGAACCCTTGCACAGGTGAGAATAAAGAGTGTGAGGACACTCAGGAAGGGTTTCGTTGCAGGTGCAAAGGAGACTTCCATGAGGAAGAGGGCGTGTGTGTCGACAGTACAATCTGTATGAAGTGTGAACATAGGTGTGAGAACTACAGAGGGGTTTACCAGTGTGTATGCCTGCCGGGATATAAAGTGTCAGCCACAGACCCCACAAAGTGTGAGCAGCACTGCACAGAGAGAGCTTGTCTAGCCAAATGCATTACTAATGATGGGAAAATTCAGTGTTCCTGCCCTCTTGGTTACATTTCAGATACGGTCAATGGCACAGCCTATTGCACGGACATTAATGAATGTGAGAACAAGAGACACTGTGATCACACATGTTCAAATTCATTTGGTGGCTACAAATGTTCGTGTGACCCGGGGTACGAGCTGTACAAGGAGTACAAATGTGTTAAACAGAAGGAGAAGGGCGATGATGAATCAGGCTCGACCTCCCTGTACCCCACACCCGAGAGCGCACAGCCAGCCGTAGTCCCCTCTTACATCAAGACTGGCAGCGTCCTGAGTATCACAGTATTCGTGGTTCTGCTTGCAGTGCTTCTGTGTTTTCTGGTCCGAAACATGTTGAAACGCTGTGGCAAATTTCAGCTTTCCTCCTTCAAACACCATGACATTGATATTTTCTACCTGCAGCAGGTGACCACAGAAACCTATAAGAGGTTATCTTTTGACTGA